A single Streptococcus thermophilus DNA region contains:
- the lspA gene encoding signal peptidase II, producing MRKVAIPLAILALIGLDQWVKHWVVANISLNQVIKAIPGVFSLTYLQNRGAAFSILQNQKYFFVILTVLVIGAALFYLVKNYQKSLWLVLSLILIISGGIGNFIDRVHLGYVVDMVQLDFIDFAIFNVADSYLTVGVLLLILILWKEENGSHH from the coding sequence ATGCGTAAAGTTGCGATTCCTTTGGCTATTCTGGCTTTGATTGGTTTGGATCAGTGGGTCAAGCATTGGGTTGTGGCAAATATTTCCCTTAACCAAGTTATTAAGGCTATTCCTGGCGTTTTCAGCTTGACCTATCTACAGAACCGTGGTGCTGCTTTTTCGATTTTACAGAATCAGAAATATTTCTTTGTAATTTTGACGGTTCTAGTGATTGGTGCGGCTCTGTTCTATCTGGTTAAGAATTACCAGAAGAGTCTTTGGTTGGTTCTATCTTTGATTTTGATTATCTCAGGTGGTATTGGCAACTTTATCGACCGTGTGCATTTGGGTTACGTGGTTGATATGGTTCAGCTTGATTTTATCGATTTTGCAATATTTAACGTGGCAGACTCCTATCTAACGGTGGGTGTGCTGCTCTTGATTTTAATCTTATGGAAAGAGGAAAATGGAAGTCATCATTAA
- a CDS encoding RluA family pseudouridine synthase, producing the protein MEVIIKEAGNRLDKSLADLTELSRSQANEAIKAGTVLVNGKSAKAKYVVKEGDVITYVLPEEEVLEYKAEDIPLDIIYEDADVAVVNKPQGMVVHPSAGHTSGTLVNALMYHVKDLSSINGVVRPGIVHRIDKDTSGLLMIAKNDKAHNALAAELKDKKSLRKYVAIVHGNLPNDRGVIEAPIGRSDKDRKKQAVTAKGKPAVTRFTVLERFGNYTLVELQLETGRTHQIRVHMAYIGHPVAGDPLYGPRKTLKGHGQFLHAKTLGFTHPTTGELVEFTAEEPIIFKETLEKLKKS; encoded by the coding sequence ATGGAAGTCATCATTAAAGAGGCGGGAAACCGTCTGGACAAGTCTTTGGCCGATTTGACAGAATTGTCACGTAGTCAGGCCAATGAAGCGATTAAGGCTGGAACAGTATTAGTCAATGGTAAGTCGGCCAAGGCTAAGTATGTGGTAAAAGAGGGTGATGTCATCACCTATGTATTGCCTGAAGAAGAGGTCTTGGAATACAAGGCTGAAGATATTCCTTTGGATATTATCTACGAGGATGCGGATGTGGCAGTGGTCAACAAACCTCAAGGTATGGTGGTCCATCCATCAGCTGGCCACACATCTGGCACCTTGGTCAATGCTCTTATGTACCATGTCAAGGACCTTTCGTCTATCAATGGCGTGGTTCGTCCTGGGATTGTTCACCGTATCGATAAGGACACGTCTGGTCTCCTTATGATTGCTAAGAATGATAAGGCCCACAATGCTTTGGCAGCTGAGCTTAAGGATAAGAAGTCGCTTCGCAAGTATGTGGCTATCGTGCATGGCAATCTGCCTAACGATAGAGGTGTGATTGAGGCTCCGATTGGGCGTTCGGACAAAGACCGTAAGAAACAGGCAGTAACAGCTAAGGGAAAGCCTGCAGTAACACGCTTCACCGTTCTTGAACGTTTTGGCAACTATACGTTGGTAGAGTTGCAGCTGGAAACAGGTCGTACCCACCAGATTCGTGTGCACATGGCGTATATTGGTCACCCGGTGGCGGGAGATCCTCTTTATGGGCCACGTAAGACCCTCAAGGGCCATGGACAATTTCTACATGCTAAGACCCTTGGTTTCACGCATCCTACGACAGGCGAATTGGTCGAATTTACCGCAGAAGAACCCATTATTTTCAAGGAGACCTTGGAGAAATTGAAGAAATCTTAA
- the pyrR gene encoding bifunctional pyr operon transcriptional regulator/uracil phosphoribosyltransferase PyrR, with protein sequence MKKKEIVDDVTMKRAITRITYEIIERNKNLDKIVLAGIKTRGVYIAQRIQERLKQLENLDVPLIELDTKAYRDDVKSEQDTSLIPIEIDGTDVILVDDVLYTGRTIRAAIDNIVSHGRPARVGLAVLVDRGHRELPIRADYVGKNIPTSESEEIEVLVTEVDGKDSVNIIDPN encoded by the coding sequence ATGAAGAAAAAAGAAATCGTCGATGACGTAACCATGAAACGTGCCATTACACGTATCACTTATGAGATTATTGAGCGAAACAAGAATCTCGACAAGATTGTCTTGGCTGGTATTAAGACACGTGGTGTTTATATTGCTCAGCGTATTCAAGAGCGCTTGAAACAATTGGAAAACCTTGATGTACCATTGATTGAGCTTGATACTAAGGCTTACCGTGATGATGTTAAATCTGAACAGGACACATCCCTTATTCCTATCGAAATTGATGGTACGGATGTTATCCTTGTAGATGATGTGCTCTACACAGGTCGTACTATCCGTGCTGCGATTGATAATATCGTTAGTCATGGACGTCCAGCGCGTGTTGGATTGGCTGTCTTGGTTGACCGTGGTCACCGTGAATTGCCAATCCGTGCGGACTATGTTGGTAAAAATATCCCAACAAGTGAGTCAGAAGAAATTGAAGTCTTGGTGACAGAAGTTGATGGTAAGGATAGTGTCAACATTATTGATCCAAACTAG
- a CDS encoding uracil-xanthine permease family protein translates to MNNVKYDVNDMPKVGLLVGLSFQHLFAMFGATVLVPILVGIDPAIALFSSGLGTLAHLTVTKYKIPAYMGSSFAYIAAMQMLMKTDGIGAVAQGAMAGGLVYLIVALVVKYVGNAWIDRVLPPIVVGPIIIVIGLSLAANAVKDATMVNDTYSIFSLVISMVTLFSVILFNMYGKKIIGVIPILLGLIVGYIFSVVLGWLTGHEFVQFSKVAAAHWFQVPSFDIPFVNYDFKLYPSAILTMAPIAFVTMTEHFGHVMVLNSLTGRDYFKDPGLDRTLTGDGLAQIIAGFFGAPPVTSYGENIGVMALSKVYSVYVIAGAAVIAVLMSFIGKVSALLSSIPTAVLGGISIALFGVIAASGLKILVEHKIDFDNKKNLLIASVILVSGIGGLMIDLGGFQITGVASSTILGILLYQILPDPNKGSKN, encoded by the coding sequence GTGAATAACGTAAAATATGATGTGAATGATATGCCTAAAGTTGGTTTATTGGTGGGTTTGTCATTCCAGCACTTGTTTGCAATGTTTGGTGCGACGGTTCTTGTACCGATTTTGGTTGGGATTGATCCCGCTATTGCTCTTTTCTCATCTGGTTTGGGAACTTTGGCTCACTTGACGGTGACTAAGTACAAGATTCCAGCTTACATGGGGTCTAGTTTCGCCTATATTGCGGCTATGCAAATGCTTATGAAGACTGACGGTATCGGAGCGGTGGCTCAAGGTGCCATGGCTGGAGGTTTGGTCTACTTGATTGTTGCCTTGGTTGTTAAGTATGTGGGGAATGCTTGGATTGATAGAGTCCTACCGCCAATTGTGGTTGGTCCAATTATCATCGTAATCGGTTTGAGTCTTGCGGCAAATGCAGTCAAGGATGCGACAATGGTTAATGATACCTATAGTATCTTTAGTCTTGTGATTTCTATGGTAACTCTCTTTTCCGTCATCCTCTTTAATATGTATGGTAAGAAAATCATCGGTGTTATCCCAATTTTACTTGGTTTAATCGTGGGTTACATTTTCTCAGTGGTTCTTGGTTGGTTAACGGGCCATGAGTTTGTCCAATTTTCAAAAGTTGCGGCTGCTCATTGGTTCCAAGTTCCAAGTTTTGACATTCCGTTTGTGAATTATGACTTCAAACTCTATCCAAGTGCGATTTTGACAATGGCTCCGATTGCCTTTGTGACAATGACCGAACACTTTGGGCATGTTATGGTTTTGAATAGTTTAACTGGACGTGATTACTTTAAAGATCCAGGTCTTGATCGTACTCTAACAGGTGATGGTTTGGCACAGATTATCGCTGGTTTCTTTGGAGCTCCGCCAGTAACTTCTTATGGTGAAAATATTGGAGTTATGGCCCTCAGTAAGGTCTACTCAGTTTACGTTATTGCGGGTGCAGCAGTGATTGCGGTCTTGATGAGTTTTATTGGTAAGGTGTCTGCTCTCTTGAGTTCCATACCAACAGCTGTTTTGGGTGGAATTTCAATTGCCCTCTTTGGGGTTATCGCTGCTAGCGGTTTGAAAATTTTAGTTGAACATAAGATTGATTTTGATAATAAAAAGAATCTCTTGATTGCTAGTGTTATCTTGGTATCTGGTATCGGTGGTTTGATGATTGATCTTGGTGGTTTTCAAATCACGGGTGTGGCAAGCTCAACCATTCTTGGAATATTGCTTTATCAAATCTTGCCAGATCCTAATAAAGGTAGCAAGAACTAA
- a CDS encoding aspartate carbamoyltransferase catalytic subunit has protein sequence MAIADGKVSLKHLVTMETLTNEEVLGMIRRGGDFKNGRADFQLDRQYFAANLFFENSTRTHKSFEVAEKKLGLDVIEFDAGTSSVNKGETLYDTILTMSALGVDICVVRHSEVDYYKQLIDSRTIQTSIVNGGDGSGQHPSQCLLDLMTIYEEFGTFGNLKICIAGDITHSRVAKSNMRILKRLGAQIYFAGPTEWYSSEFDVYGQHVAIDDVIEDLNVLMLLRVQHERHRNDKGFSKEEYHTLYGLTEERYAKLADQAIIMHPAPVNRDVEIADSLVEAPKARIVTQMQNGVFVRMAIIEAILNGKA, from the coding sequence ATGGCGATTGCAGATGGGAAAGTGTCACTAAAACATTTGGTGACTATGGAAACCCTCACGAATGAAGAGGTCTTGGGCATGATTCGTCGAGGTGGAGATTTTAAAAACGGTAGAGCTGATTTCCAGCTGGATCGACAGTATTTCGCTGCCAATCTCTTTTTTGAAAATTCAACACGAACACATAAGTCCTTTGAAGTAGCTGAGAAAAAACTTGGATTGGACGTGATTGAGTTTGATGCTGGGACTAGCTCAGTAAATAAGGGTGAAACCCTCTATGATACGATTTTGACGATGTCTGCTTTGGGTGTTGATATCTGTGTGGTTCGCCACTCGGAAGTCGATTACTACAAGCAGTTGATTGACAGTAGGACTATTCAGACTTCTATTGTTAATGGTGGTGACGGTTCTGGGCAACACCCAAGTCAGTGTTTGCTTGATTTGATGACAATTTATGAAGAGTTCGGAACTTTTGGAAATCTAAAGATTTGTATTGCAGGCGATATTACGCATTCGCGTGTAGCTAAGTCAAATATGCGAATTCTCAAGCGTTTGGGAGCACAGATTTATTTTGCTGGCCCTACAGAGTGGTATTCAAGTGAGTTTGATGTTTATGGTCAGCATGTGGCCATTGACGACGTCATTGAGGACTTGAATGTACTCATGTTGCTTCGTGTTCAGCACGAACGTCATAGGAATGACAAAGGATTTTCAAAAGAAGAGTACCATACTCTCTATGGTTTGACTGAAGAACGTTATGCCAAGTTAGCAGATCAAGCAATCATTATGCACCCAGCTCCGGTTAATCGTGATGTGGAAATTGCTGATAGCTTGGTTGAGGCACCTAAGGCACGTATCGTTACTCAGATGCAAAATGGAGTCTTTGTCCGTATGGCGATTATCGAAGCTATTTTAAATGGCAAAGCGTAA
- a CDS encoding carbamoyl phosphate synthase small subunit: MAKRLLILEDGTIFEGQAFGADVHVTGEIVFNTGMTGYQESITDQSYNGQILTFTYPLVGNYGVNRDDYESITPTTKGVVVSEASRRASNWRNQMTLDEFLKAKNIPGVSGIDTRALTKIIRQHGTMKATLAKPGDSIEHLQDQLRATVLPTNNIEQVSTKTAYPAPGVGKNIVLVDFGLKHSILREFSKRDCNVTVVPHDITAEEILHLNPDGVMLSNGPGNPEDVPHALDMIRGIQGKIPIFGICMGHQLFSLANGAKAYKMKFGHRGFNHAVREIATGRVDFTSQNHGYAIDRDTLPECLMVTHEEINDKSVEGVRHRDFPAFSVQFHPDAAPGPHDASYLFDEFLELIDAFQAENARR, translated from the coding sequence ATGGCAAAACGTTTACTTATTTTAGAAGACGGCACTATTTTTGAAGGTCAAGCCTTCGGTGCTGATGTGCATGTGACGGGTGAAATCGTCTTTAATACTGGTATGACGGGTTATCAAGAATCTATCACTGACCAGTCTTACAACGGTCAAATTTTGACTTTTACTTATCCACTGGTTGGAAACTATGGGGTTAACCGTGATGACTATGAGTCAATCACGCCAACAACTAAGGGAGTGGTTGTTTCAGAGGCTAGCCGTCGTGCCAGCAATTGGCGTAACCAAATGACCTTGGATGAGTTTTTGAAAGCTAAAAACATCCCGGGTGTTTCTGGTATTGATACACGTGCTTTGACTAAGATTATCCGTCAACATGGTACCATGAAGGCGACTTTGGCTAAACCTGGAGACAGCATTGAGCACTTGCAAGATCAATTGCGTGCCACTGTTTTGCCAACCAACAATATTGAGCAGGTATCGACTAAGACAGCCTACCCAGCACCTGGTGTTGGTAAAAATATTGTTTTGGTTGACTTTGGTCTGAAGCACTCAATCTTACGTGAATTCTCAAAACGTGATTGTAATGTGACGGTTGTTCCTCATGACATCACAGCTGAAGAAATTCTCCATCTCAATCCAGATGGTGTGATGTTATCTAATGGTCCAGGTAACCCTGAAGATGTGCCTCATGCACTTGATATGATTCGTGGCATCCAAGGCAAAATACCAATTTTTGGTATTTGTATGGGTCACCAGTTGTTTAGTTTGGCGAATGGTGCCAAGGCCTACAAGATGAAGTTTGGTCACCGTGGATTTAACCATGCGGTTCGTGAAATTGCGACTGGTCGTGTTGATTTCACCAGCCAAAACCATGGTTATGCCATTGACCGTGACACACTTCCAGAGTGCCTCATGGTAACGCACGAAGAGATTAATGATAAATCAGTTGAAGGTGTTCGTCACCGTGATTTCCCTGCCTTCTCAGTGCAATTCCACCCAGATGCAGCGCCTGGTCCACACGATGCGAGCTATCTCTTTGATGAGTTCTTAGAATTGATTGATGCTTTCCAAGCTGAAAATGCACGTCGTTAA